One region of Sulfuriroseicoccus oceanibius genomic DNA includes:
- a CDS encoding NADH-quinone oxidoreductase subunit A: MLSDYLPVLFQVLIAFGFAAVVLVVSVLAGRSAKSNKMKDSAYECGMLPVGDGQPRFSVKFYLIAMLFVLFDIEVVFLYPWAIQFNSLIQESSVPFWSALSFVGILAVAYVYVLRKKALDWNEA, encoded by the coding sequence ATGTTGTCTGATTACCTTCCCGTTTTGTTCCAAGTGTTGATCGCTTTTGGCTTCGCCGCCGTGGTTTTGGTGGTGAGTGTTTTGGCTGGTCGTTCCGCCAAGTCCAACAAGATGAAGGACAGCGCGTACGAGTGCGGCATGTTGCCAGTAGGGGATGGTCAGCCACGTTTCAGCGTGAAGTTCTACCTGATCGCGATGTTGTTTGTGCTGTTCGATATTGAGGTGGTGTTCCTCTACCCATGGGCGATTCAGTTCAATTCGTTGATCCAGGAGAGCAGTGTTCCATTCTGGAGTGCGCTGAGTTTCGTGGGAATTCTGGCAGTGGCCTACGTTTACGTTTTGCGCAAGAAGGCGCTCGATTGGAACGAGGCGTAA